One genomic window of Luteitalea pratensis includes the following:
- a CDS encoding TonB-dependent receptor, producing the protein MRLRAVVCAARSRVSFVITATVLSLASTAAQAQDTTGVGAIRGVVLDAAGQPAGGVRVCALDTDSCATSDARGMFRIGELRAGGYRLEILPLAGLPFTSDQVNVRAGQDGAIEVTLPPVEDFQQTVTVTAPAFQAPEAVKNSGFLVEPRDLLKSAAALQDVSRYVQALPGVVIGTNDLRNDIIVRGGSPLENLFVVDNVEIPNINAFANFASAGGTVGLLDAQLLQDVTFLTGGYPAPYINRTSSVLQVTQREGNRREFGGWATLGFAGAGAILEGPINAGKGSWVVSARRSFLDLFTRDVGFGGVPVVYALNGKAVYDLTPRDRLWVVNIAGVDEIRLGLNESTDLDDEIANFDIRYAGWRSATGFNWQRTFGSRGVGLFGITHSEAKVGQQVKDLVAQGVPPPGVPPDDIIAESPVVYFEDSREGETTLKYDLTVRLPLFDTVQAGGSFKTFRIDYTVESPYGNDTPYSPVAGIDPFFLDTRFRSYQAGAYLQASKQVAARVNVTLGGRVDHYAVLSQVRFSPRAGVKVRLTDALSWNSSVGSYYQQPAFLFVSAFPQNASLVPWRADHYVTGLAWSPAADMRVTAEAYRKNYADYPVASGLPSVSLANIGDTFDVREILFPLTSAGEGRSEGVELFAEKRLTSKLYGQGNLSLSRTRHAGLDGVRRPGSFDYPFVFNLLGGYRLSPVWEVSARLSFLSGRPFTPYDQAVSTAQRRGVYDLTRVNAERAPDYARVDLRVDRTFTIGGQPLNLFLGVQNVINRRNFASYSWNRRTNAQQFGEQQGIFPIIGFDWRF; encoded by the coding sequence TTGAGCCTCGCGTCGACAGCTGCCCAGGCCCAGGACACCACCGGCGTGGGCGCCATCAGGGGCGTCGTGTTGGACGCGGCCGGCCAGCCGGCAGGCGGCGTGCGCGTGTGCGCCCTCGACACCGACTCTTGCGCCACCAGTGACGCTCGCGGCATGTTTCGCATCGGCGAGCTGCGCGCGGGAGGATATCGGCTGGAGATCCTGCCCCTCGCAGGCCTGCCCTTCACCAGCGACCAGGTGAATGTCCGCGCCGGGCAGGACGGCGCCATCGAAGTCACGCTGCCCCCGGTGGAGGACTTCCAGCAGACGGTCACGGTGACCGCGCCGGCGTTCCAGGCGCCCGAGGCCGTCAAGAACTCGGGCTTCCTCGTGGAGCCTCGCGATCTTCTCAAGAGCGCCGCTGCCCTGCAGGACGTGTCGCGCTACGTGCAGGCCCTGCCGGGTGTCGTGATTGGCACCAACGACTTGCGCAACGACATCATCGTCCGCGGCGGCAGCCCGCTCGAGAACCTGTTCGTGGTGGACAACGTCGAGATTCCCAACATCAACGCGTTCGCGAACTTTGCGTCGGCGGGCGGCACCGTCGGCCTGCTCGATGCCCAACTGCTGCAGGACGTGACCTTCCTCACCGGCGGCTACCCCGCGCCCTACATCAACCGCACGTCGAGCGTGCTGCAGGTGACCCAGCGCGAGGGCAACCGCCGGGAGTTCGGCGGGTGGGCCACGCTGGGCTTTGCCGGGGCCGGTGCCATCCTCGAAGGGCCGATCAACGCCGGGAAGGGATCGTGGGTCGTGTCGGCGCGCCGCAGCTTCCTGGATCTGTTCACCAGGGACGTGGGGTTCGGCGGGGTGCCGGTCGTCTATGCACTCAACGGCAAGGCGGTCTACGATCTCACGCCCCGCGACCGCCTCTGGGTGGTCAACATCGCCGGCGTCGACGAGATTCGGTTGGGCCTCAACGAATCCACCGACCTCGACGACGAAATCGCCAACTTCGACATCCGCTACGCCGGCTGGCGCAGTGCGACGGGCTTCAACTGGCAACGTACCTTCGGGTCGCGCGGCGTGGGCCTGTTCGGCATCACCCACTCCGAGGCCAAGGTGGGCCAGCAGGTGAAAGACCTTGTGGCGCAGGGCGTGCCGCCGCCGGGCGTCCCACCCGACGACATCATCGCCGAGAGTCCAGTGGTCTACTTCGAGGACTCGCGCGAGGGCGAGACCACTCTCAAGTATGACCTCACCGTGCGCCTGCCTCTCTTCGACACGGTACAGGCCGGCGGCAGCTTCAAGACATTCCGCATCGACTACACGGTGGAGTCGCCCTACGGCAACGATACGCCGTACTCGCCGGTGGCCGGCATCGACCCGTTCTTTCTCGACACGCGCTTCCGGTCGTACCAGGCCGGCGCATATCTGCAGGCCTCCAAGCAGGTGGCCGCACGCGTGAACGTCACGCTGGGCGGACGCGTCGACCACTACGCCGTCCTGTCGCAGGTTCGGTTCAGTCCGCGCGCGGGCGTCAAGGTACGCCTCACCGACGCGCTCTCGTGGAACTCGAGCGTCGGGTCCTACTACCAGCAGCCGGCCTTTCTTTTCGTGTCGGCGTTTCCCCAGAACGCGTCGCTCGTGCCCTGGCGTGCCGACCACTACGTGACCGGCCTGGCCTGGTCGCCCGCCGCCGACATGCGGGTGACCGCCGAGGCGTACCGGAAGAACTACGCCGACTACCCGGTGGCAAGCGGCCTGCCCTCCGTGTCGCTGGCCAACATCGGCGATACCTTTGACGTGCGCGAGATCCTGTTCCCTCTCACGAGCGCCGGCGAAGGGCGCTCCGAGGGTGTGGAACTCTTCGCTGAGAAGCGGCTCACGTCGAAGCTCTATGGCCAGGGCAACCTGTCGTTGTCGCGCACACGGCACGCGGGTCTTGACGGTGTGCGCAGGCCCGGCTCGTTCGACTACCCGTTTGTGTTCAATCTGCTCGGCGGCTATCGGCTGTCGCCGGTATGGGAGGTCTCGGCCCGGCTCTCGTTTCTGTCGGGCCGGCCCTTCACGCCCTACGACCAGGCGGTGTCCACCGCGCAGCGGCGGGGCGTGTATGACCTCACGCGCGTCAACGCCGAACGAGCGCCCGACTACGCCCGCGTCGATCTCCGCGTGGACCGCACCTTCACCATCGGTGGACAGCCGCTGAATCTGTTCCTGGGCGTGCAGAACGTCATCAATCGCCGCAACTTCGCCAGCTACAGCTGGAACCGCCGCACCAACGCCCAGCAATTCGGCGAGCAACAAGGCATCTTCCCAATCATTGGCTTCGACTGGCGGTTCTGA
- a CDS encoding SDR family oxidoreductase, translating to MPHQPEPRSTPAVLVTGATGYIGGRLVPVLEASKIRLRCLARHPAALRSRVASSTEVVAGDLFEPASLDAALAGIEVAYYLVHSMGAHGNYREKDRVAARTFGAAARRAGVRRIVYLGGLAAGDEALSAHLESRLETGRILRDSGVPVVEFRASVVIGSGSLSFELIRALVERLPIMICPRWVSTLAQPIGIDDVLAYLAGALNLPDGESRTFEIGGADRASYGDVMRQYARQRGLRRVMISVPLLTPRLSSLWLGLVTPVYARVGRELIAGLKNESVVTDPAALSVFPIRPAGLGDAIGRAIRYEDRAFALTRWSDARSSGGGWALPADARFGSRLVDTRRLHVAVDTSRAFAAIAEIGGERGWYYATWAWRIRGAIDLTMGGVGMRRGRRDPNALAVGDALDFWRVEAFEPGRRVRLAAEMKVPGRAWLEFEVVPAGGGSVVHQTAVFEPVGLPGLLYWYVLLPVHALIFGGMLRAIARRALCQPVSPVA from the coding sequence ATGCCGCACCAACCGGAGCCGCGGAGCACGCCTGCGGTACTCGTGACCGGTGCAACCGGATACATCGGTGGACGTCTCGTGCCCGTCCTCGAAGCCTCGAAGATTCGCCTTCGCTGTCTCGCCCGCCATCCGGCAGCGCTCAGGTCCCGTGTCGCGTCGAGCACTGAGGTCGTCGCCGGAGATCTCTTCGAGCCTGCGTCGCTTGACGCCGCCCTCGCCGGCATCGAGGTCGCGTATTACCTCGTGCACTCCATGGGCGCGCACGGCAACTACCGGGAAAAGGATCGCGTGGCCGCCCGCACTTTTGGTGCAGCGGCGCGGCGGGCGGGGGTACGTCGGATTGTCTACCTGGGCGGCCTCGCCGCGGGCGACGAGGCGCTCAGCGCCCATCTCGAGAGCCGACTCGAGACGGGCCGGATACTGAGAGACAGTGGCGTGCCGGTCGTGGAATTCCGGGCGTCTGTCGTGATCGGGTCGGGCAGCCTCTCGTTCGAGCTGATCCGCGCGCTTGTCGAGCGCCTGCCGATCATGATCTGCCCGCGCTGGGTCTCGACACTGGCGCAGCCAATCGGTATCGACGACGTGCTCGCGTATCTTGCGGGTGCACTGAACCTGCCTGACGGCGAGAGCCGCACCTTCGAAATCGGTGGGGCCGATCGGGCGAGCTACGGCGACGTGATGCGGCAGTACGCGCGTCAACGCGGCTTGAGGCGGGTCATGATCTCGGTTCCGTTGCTGACCCCTCGCTTGTCGAGCCTGTGGTTGGGGCTCGTGACCCCGGTCTACGCACGGGTTGGGCGCGAACTGATTGCAGGCTTGAAGAACGAGTCCGTCGTCACCGATCCCGCTGCGCTCTCCGTCTTCCCGATCCGCCCCGCCGGCCTGGGCGACGCGATCGGCCGCGCCATACGCTACGAGGACCGAGCGTTCGCGCTGACGCGGTGGTCGGACGCCCGCTCGTCGGGCGGAGGCTGGGCGTTGCCGGCCGACGCCAGATTCGGCAGCAGGCTTGTCGATACACGGCGCCTTCACGTCGCGGTTGACACCTCCCGCGCGTTCGCGGCGATCGCGGAGATCGGGGGCGAGCGGGGTTGGTACTACGCCACCTGGGCGTGGCGAATCAGAGGCGCGATCGACTTGACGATGGGCGGCGTCGGGATGCGTCGCGGGCGGCGCGACCCCAACGCGCTGGCCGTTGGCGATGCCCTCGACTTCTGGCGGGTCGAGGCTTTCGAGCCGGGACGACGGGTGAGGCTCGCGGCGGAAATGAAAGTGCCGGGGCGTGCCTGGCTCGAGTTCGAGGTCGTGCCGGCCGGCGGCGGCTCTGTCGTCCACCAGACCGCCGTGTTCGAACCGGTCGGATTGCCTGGCTTGCTGTACTGGTACGTGCTGTTACCGGTGCATGCGTTGATCTTCGGAGGCATGCTGCGCGCGATTGCCCGACGAGCCCTGTGCCAGCCAGTGAGCCCCGTGGCCTGA
- a CDS encoding DUF1295 domain-containing protein, whose translation MTVTMTAIIGLGTILTAATLVWILSVRLRDASIADVCWGLGFVLLAWLYVVLSPGTTPRAWLVATLITLWGVRLSVHIFRRNHGKGEDPRYRAMRASHGRAFWWRSLFTVFWLQAALLWFVALPLLVAVRASQPAAFTAFDGLGVVCFAVGLAFEVVGDHQLERFRAEPSNRGTVLDRGLWRYTRHPNYFGDATVWWGMYAMAAATPGGWLTVLSPALMTLLLMRVSGVTLLEDSLKASKPGYRAYIARTPAFFPWFPRVPR comes from the coding sequence ATGACCGTCACCATGACGGCGATCATCGGTCTGGGCACCATTCTGACTGCGGCGACCCTGGTCTGGATCCTCAGCGTGAGGCTGCGGGATGCCAGTATCGCGGACGTCTGCTGGGGCCTCGGCTTCGTGCTGCTGGCGTGGTTGTACGTCGTCTTGTCGCCGGGAACGACGCCGCGGGCCTGGCTGGTCGCGACGCTGATCACGCTCTGGGGCGTGCGTCTCTCTGTCCACATTTTCCGCCGTAATCATGGCAAGGGCGAAGATCCACGCTACCGGGCGATGCGCGCCTCGCATGGGCGGGCGTTCTGGTGGCGCAGCCTGTTCACCGTGTTCTGGCTGCAGGCCGCGCTCCTCTGGTTCGTCGCCCTCCCGTTGCTTGTCGCAGTGCGCGCCTCACAGCCCGCCGCGTTCACTGCCTTCGATGGCCTTGGAGTCGTGTGCTTCGCGGTTGGCCTTGCCTTCGAGGTCGTGGGCGACCATCAACTCGAGCGCTTCAGGGCCGAGCCCTCGAACCGCGGCACGGTGCTCGATCGCGGCCTGTGGCGCTACACGCGGCATCCGAACTACTTCGGAGACGCCACTGTGTGGTGGGGCATGTATGCGATGGCGGCAGCCACGCCGGGCGGATGGCTCACTGTCCTGAGCCCGGCCCTCATGACGCTGTTGCTGATGCGAGTGTCGGGAGTGACGCTCCTCGAGGACAGCCTCAAAGCGTCGAAGCCCGGCTATCGCGCGTACATCGCTCGCACGCCGGCCTTCTTCCCATGGTTTCCGCGCGTTCCGAGGTGA
- a CDS encoding transposase gives MAMGTRQDEQPLLWIATSDLPTAPGHPFYARLNTVLDAAGFDAFVEAECRRFYAAVMGRPGLAPGRYFRLLLLGYFEGLGSERGIAWRAADSLAIRRFLHLGLEDGTPDHSTISRTRRLIDIETHRAVFTWVQTQLVAHGLLRGQTVAVDATTLEANAAMRSIVRRDTGETYQAYLTQLAEASGITTPTREALARFDRRRKKKSSNQEWTHPVDPDAKITKMKNGRTHLAHKAEHAVDVDSGAVVSVRVDGADVGDTTTVIETVVDATEQLERAGAPHRLEELIADKGYHSNRTLIDLHALDVRPYIAEPDRGRRQWRDLPEAKALVYANRRRLHGARGGRLRRQRAEYVERSFAHLYETGAMRRTHLRGHQNILKRLLVHAGAFNLGLILRQLTGWGTPRGLRSRLGALTGLITRYLGLLAPRWADLPGTTPLSVPVSTYTTDDLGGALPA, from the coding sequence ATGGCCATGGGCACCCGCCAGGATGAACAACCGCTGCTGTGGATCGCGACGTCGGACCTGCCAACGGCACCTGGGCATCCGTTCTACGCGCGGTTGAATACAGTGCTCGACGCGGCCGGCTTCGACGCGTTCGTCGAGGCGGAATGCCGTCGGTTCTACGCGGCGGTGATGGGACGCCCTGGGCTGGCGCCGGGTCGGTACTTCCGGCTGCTCCTGCTCGGGTACTTCGAGGGCCTCGGCTCCGAGCGCGGCATTGCCTGGCGTGCCGCCGATTCGCTGGCCATCCGTCGCTTCCTGCATCTGGGGCTCGAGGACGGCACGCCGGATCATTCGACGATCTCCCGCACGCGGCGGCTGATCGACATCGAGACCCATCGAGCCGTCTTCACGTGGGTGCAGACGCAGTTGGTGGCGCACGGGCTGCTGCGCGGCCAGACCGTGGCGGTCGATGCGACGACACTCGAGGCCAATGCCGCCATGCGCAGCATCGTGCGGCGCGACACGGGCGAGACCTACCAGGCCTACCTGACGCAACTCGCCGAGGCCTCCGGCATCACGACGCCCACGCGGGAGGCCCTGGCGCGCTTCGACCGGCGTCGCAAGAAGAAGAGCTCCAACCAGGAGTGGACGCACCCGGTCGATCCCGACGCGAAGATCACCAAGATGAAGAACGGGCGGACGCACCTCGCGCACAAGGCCGAGCACGCCGTCGATGTCGACAGCGGGGCGGTCGTCTCCGTGCGCGTGGACGGCGCCGACGTCGGCGACACCACCACGGTGATCGAGACCGTCGTCGACGCGACGGAGCAATTGGAACGGGCCGGCGCGCCGCACCGGCTGGAGGAGCTGATCGCCGACAAGGGCTACCACAGCAATCGGACCCTCATCGACCTGCACGCGCTCGACGTCCGTCCGTACATCGCCGAACCGGACCGCGGGCGCCGGCAATGGCGGGACCTTCCCGAAGCGAAAGCGCTCGTCTACGCGAATCGCCGACGCCTGCATGGCGCGCGTGGCGGACGACTCCGCCGGCAGCGCGCCGAGTACGTCGAACGCTCGTTCGCGCACCTCTACGAGACCGGCGCGATGCGCCGCACGCATCTGCGCGGGCATCAGAACATCCTCAAGCGGCTCCTGGTGCATGCGGGCGCCTTCAATCTTGGCCTGATCCTGCGACAACTGACCGGCTGGGGCACGCCGCGAGGCCTCCGGAGCCGCCTCGGTGCGCTCACGGGCCTCATCACGCGCTATCTCGGCCTGCTCGCCCCGCGCTGGGCCGACCTGCCGGGCACCACACCCTTGTCGGTGCCCGTGTCGACCTACACCACCGACGACCTCGGCGGTGCGCTACCGGCGTGA
- a CDS encoding cation:proton antiporter, producing MQIDLFTLWFLLIGVLLIGLALAGTLVKRLPLTTSLLYLGIGVILGPHVSGLLRVDPVAESAIVERLAEVAVIVSLFTAGLKLRVPVSDRRWIIPVRLATTSMALTVAMIAAACVYLLQLPVGVGIVLGAILAPTDPVLASDVQVEHPFDTHPLRFALTGEASLNDGTAFPFLMLGLAILGLDVAAFSAWRWLGVDVLWAVTVGIVIGGILGTLVGNVVLYLRRTHKEALGLDDFLALGLIALAYGAAVAFHAYGFLSVFAAGLALRRIERIESKPGRLRKTVSPAVAGVSVEELATDREHGPAYMAHAVLAFNEQIERIGELAVVVTIGAMLSIDRLDVELLWFVPLLFLIIRPVSTFFGLAGSGLTRREHLLIGWFGIRGIGSVYYLMFAINHGLPADVVEQVTNLTLVVIALSIVAHGMSVTPLMRHERSPRHRG from the coding sequence TTGCAGATCGATCTTTTCACGCTCTGGTTTCTGCTGATCGGTGTGTTGCTGATCGGGTTGGCGCTCGCCGGGACACTGGTGAAGCGCCTTCCGCTGACGACATCTCTCCTCTATTTGGGAATCGGCGTCATTCTCGGGCCCCACGTTTCCGGGCTGCTCCGCGTCGACCCTGTCGCCGAGTCGGCGATTGTCGAGCGCTTGGCGGAAGTGGCGGTGATCGTGTCGCTCTTCACCGCCGGCCTCAAGCTACGCGTGCCTGTGTCGGACCGCCGGTGGATCATACCCGTGCGGTTGGCGACGACGTCGATGGCGCTGACAGTCGCCATGATCGCCGCCGCGTGTGTCTACCTCCTGCAGTTGCCCGTCGGCGTCGGCATTGTGCTCGGCGCGATCCTCGCACCGACCGATCCCGTGCTCGCATCGGACGTGCAGGTCGAGCACCCGTTCGACACCCACCCCCTTCGCTTTGCGCTGACCGGCGAGGCGAGCCTGAACGACGGCACCGCCTTTCCGTTTCTGATGCTGGGGCTGGCCATCCTTGGCCTCGATGTCGCCGCGTTCTCGGCATGGCGCTGGCTGGGAGTGGATGTCCTCTGGGCCGTGACGGTCGGAATCGTGATCGGCGGCATTCTGGGGACGCTCGTTGGAAATGTCGTCCTCTACCTGCGGCGCACGCATAAGGAGGCGCTCGGCCTTGACGATTTTCTGGCCCTTGGGCTGATTGCGCTCGCCTACGGCGCGGCCGTCGCCTTCCACGCCTACGGGTTTCTATCGGTGTTTGCCGCGGGGCTCGCGCTCCGGCGCATCGAGCGGATCGAATCGAAACCGGGGCGCCTCAGAAAGACAGTATCGCCCGCTGTTGCAGGCGTTTCAGTCGAGGAGCTGGCCACGGATCGCGAGCACGGGCCGGCGTACATGGCGCACGCCGTCCTGGCGTTCAACGAACAGATCGAGCGCATCGGCGAGCTTGCCGTGGTCGTCACCATCGGCGCGATGTTGTCGATAGACAGGCTGGACGTCGAATTACTGTGGTTCGTGCCGCTGCTGTTCCTGATCATCAGACCCGTTTCAACATTCTTCGGACTCGCTGGATCGGGCTTGACTCGCCGCGAGCACCTTCTGATCGGGTGGTTCGGCATACGCGGCATCGGTTCCGTCTATTACTTGATGTTTGCGATCAATCACGGGCTTCCGGCCGACGTGGTGGAGCAGGTGACCAATCTCACGCTGGTCGTGATTGCGCTGTCAATCGTGGCGCACGGGATGTCGGTGACCCCGCTGATGCGGCACGAGAGATCGCCGCGTCACAGAGGTTGA
- a CDS encoding M23 family metallopeptidase — protein MALGRIRGSLVGMAVEGRILTRAALIALVLSAGCTGAARLSLTSSPYSHEGIDIFAPRGTPVVAVTDGIAHIDTNGLGGNVVWLRTGLIGATRYYYAHLDRWAIDGSVRVREGDVLGYVGNTGNARTTSPHLHFGVYEEGAIDPAPFLAPDENLRRTVVEPTLLGTLVRTRSGRTPLLTGPLAGSAERGLLEPSSIARRLGVSGAWHRLRLPDGTVGYVRENSVVSAEPSLRRRRLAEPLALRESPLSDAAVMTTLERGTDVEVFGHFREFDFVRSREGFVGWAEMRR, from the coding sequence TTGGCACTCGGCCGCATTCGTGGAAGCCTAGTGGGCATGGCGGTCGAAGGCCGAATTCTGACGCGGGCAGCGCTCATCGCACTTGTCCTTTCTGCGGGCTGCACTGGCGCAGCGCGACTCTCGCTGACGTCATCGCCGTACTCCCACGAAGGCATCGATATCTTCGCCCCTCGGGGCACACCCGTGGTCGCTGTAACCGACGGCATCGCCCATATCGATACCAACGGCCTCGGCGGTAACGTCGTCTGGCTCCGCACCGGCTTGATCGGCGCGACCAGGTACTACTACGCGCATCTTGATCGCTGGGCGATTGACGGGAGCGTCCGGGTCCGCGAAGGCGACGTGCTCGGCTATGTGGGCAATACCGGCAATGCGCGCACCACGTCACCCCATCTGCACTTCGGCGTCTATGAAGAAGGGGCTATTGACCCGGCGCCATTTCTGGCACCCGATGAGAATCTGCGGCGCACTGTCGTTGAACCTACGCTGCTCGGAACACTCGTGCGTACGCGAAGCGGGCGCACCCCACTCCTGACCGGGCCGTTGGCCGGCAGCGCGGAGCGCGGGCTGCTCGAGCCGTCCTCGATCGCTCGTCGGCTTGGGGTGAGCGGCGCCTGGCACCGTTTGCGGCTGCCGGACGGCACTGTCGGGTACGTCCGGGAGAACTCCGTCGTCTCTGCAGAGCCGTCGCTGCGACGACGCCGCCTGGCCGAACCGCTCGCCTTGCGCGAGAGTCCGCTGAGCGACGCGGCCGTCATGACGACGCTGGAACGCGGCACCGACGTTGAGGTATTCGGCCATTTTCGGGAGTTCGATTTCGTTCGATCTCGCGAGGGGTTCGTCGGCTGGGCTGAGATGCGCCGCTAG